A portion of the Salminus brasiliensis chromosome 9, fSalBra1.hap2, whole genome shotgun sequence genome contains these proteins:
- the LOC140562773 gene encoding immunoglobulin kappa light chain-like has protein sequence YVNNGGTSKVLDANYPDREDFTITEGTYNLKVKTLKKIHSAVYYCACWDGHTYILFYNKMKTLITLYAFLFSLSTETVLGQTVQQTELSWTKPEGKSAYITCRVTGLSGGSYVHWYQQKDGEALKRILYVKKDGSSFVRDLNHPDREDFSVSTGYNDLKVHLLRKSHSAVYYCACWVGVKIFGSGTRLYVTDKKAKSPELSAYPISNKDENGKRTLLCQARGMFPDLVRFTWKDQNGKTVELSDTDDLLEQKDKGEEVRVTSMLIIDEQKASSSNYTCVVQHEDVVKNIAIPADKGQASNPGPVQTCPPKEDDHKYGSFELVRRLYPFSLTYVSLLVKNVLYFGAVCVLLYKRREGNSTPSSAPN, from the exons TATGTCAATAATGGTGGCACTAGCAAAGTGCTTGATGCTAACTATCCAGACAGAGAGGATTTCACCATAACAGAAGGCACCTACAATTTGAAGGTGAAAACACTGAAGAAGATCCATTCAgcagtgtattactgtgcttgCTGGGACGGCCACA catatatattattttacaacAAAATGAAAACGCTCATCACATTATatgcttttctcttctctttgaGTACAG AAACTGTGCTGGGACAGACCGTACAGCAAACTGAACTCTCCTGGACAAAGCCAGAGGGCAAAAGCGCTTATATCACCTGCAGAGTAACTGGACTGTCAGGTGGCAGTTATGTCCACTGGTACCAGCAGAAAGACGGTGAAGCTCTCAAAAGAATACTTTATGTCAAAAAAGACGGCAGTAGCTTTGTTCGTGATCTGAACCATCCAGACAGAGAGGACTTCTCTGTATCAACTGGCTACAATGATCTAAAAGTGCACTTACTGAGGAAGAGCCATTCTGCAGTGTATTACTGTGCCTGCTGGGTGG GTGTGAAAATCTTTGGATCAGGTACAAGACTTTATGTGACAG ACAAGAAAGCAAAATCACCTGAATTGTCTGCATACCCAATATCCAACAAAGACGAAAATGGAAAGCGTACACTGCTATGTCAGGCCAGAGGCATGTTTCCAGACCTGGTGAGGTTCACATGGAAGGATCAAAACGGTAAGACGGTGGAACTGTCAGACACAGATGACCTGCTGGAGCAAAAAGACAAGGGTGAAGAGGTCAGAGTGACCAGCATGCTCATCATAGATGAACAGAAAGCAAGCTCGAGTAATTACACCTGCGTCGTTCAACACGAGGATGTAGTCAAAAACATTGCAATTCCAGCAG ATAAAGGGCAAGCCTCTAATCCTGGCCCTGTCCAAACCTGCCCACCAAAAGAGGATGACCATAAAtacg GTTCGTTTGAGCTTGTCCGCAGGCTGTATCCGTTCAGTCTAACATACGTGTCCCTGCTAGTGAAGAACGTGCTGTATTTCGGTGCTGTGTGTGTCCTACTGTACAAAAGGAGAGAAGGAAACAGTACACCCAGTTCAGCCCCGAACTAA